The window CTCACGACTATTCGCAGTgttctccttatcaggcggtaaccggtaaaatttaccgcCTCAAGCAACAGTAACAGTCTGCTCTTAGCGCCTGCAACCTCTTGAAGGTTTACTCAAACTACAtaagttgttttaaaaaaataccggTCAGGAATTGTCCCTTACCTGCTGAGCTAAAACTTAGAGAACACTGCAGtattcgtactattcgctattcgggttttccagacacccatCTCATAATTAAGTACAAAACAATCGCGATCATCACCAAACCTAACGCTAGAACGAGTAGTAATCTTTCTACTTTAAAACTCGAAAAGTACAAAATGGCAGCACTTTGGCCACTTTTCGGGTTATTTCGAGAAGACTGTTCCACTGCAGCGCTTGCATAGTGCTCAGATACTGACAATGTCCTGAACAACGCTCGGATTTCCGTTCCCCGAATGTCATTCTCTCGAACAGCTACCTCCCAAGCGAACCGCTTTGCAAATTCTAAACAGTCGTCGATGATCAGTCGATACCGCGATGGAACAACAGTCAGGCACAACAACTGCAGGTACAAGTAAGCCATAGCCGATTCTCCAACGAAAAAACTCCGAGATTTCTTGAGCCATGGCATATAATACATGTTCCGAGTAAGAATGTACTCTTTGCCAGAATCACTCAAGCATACGTGATACTGCTGTAAAGGGATCGTAGCAACCATTCTTCTAACAGCTTCAAAACCATCCCGGAATTCCAAATTAGGTCCGTCTATCATCTGTCCCCAGACGGGGGAAAATAGAATTGTCTCGAACAATTCTTTGTCGACAACAACGATCGATGCATGCCCTTTGTAAATGTTTATAagaacaatttttataaaagtgacgacacatttgaaattaaagacatgtttcggtcgtgcaacgaccatcttcagttgaaagtagaactaatttgaagttacatttgaatttataatatgctaaacaaagataaataacaacgtgaaataaattgggaatctaacaaaatagccaaaggtaacaaaaaaagagtgtacaatggaacatgttgattagaacgagagagttaaattaacgtgatataattgcttatttaaagaaggttgctcctaggaaatatgtaaggcctcttttattttgacctggaattttgtggAAGAACATATTTATCTTTCTCCACAGACATTTCATTCTTCGCTGCCTGCAGATCAAAAACGCTCTTGCCTCGCTCACGCAAATTATTAGCGATCTGCACAAGGCCTTCTTCAAACAGACTTTTGTCAATATTTTCTCCGAACAAGGGTTCTTCTTGTGAGGCAGACATATTGTTATGACGGGAAATTTGTCAACGTGTGCAGTTTCGTTCAGATGTCACGCGATCGATGAAGCAAGAATAATTGATCATCCGTTCATTTCCGTTGCAATTTTGAACTCTTTCACCCGGGCGGGGTACTTGGGTCAACTGAAGTGTTCTGAAGAGTAAACAGCTTTTGAAGTCCGAAAAGCAACTCAGCTGATTTCAGAacattcttcacagtgaaactacGAGAAGCTAAAAGAGTGAATTTTTTCTGAAATGTGAAGAGCAAATGTCACCAAAAATCaagtaaaatttaaatttagcggcagaagtcaaaaaatcaatttttctcTATTTTCGTCTAGGTATAGCCCTTAGGTAGACATGAAATGTGATGTTGTTTTTTCCCGCTTGAAACGCCTTAAATtcgagaaaatcaagaaaaacgaaTTTCGCCGGACTGT of the Montipora capricornis isolate CH-2021 chromosome 7, ASM3666992v2, whole genome shotgun sequence genome contains:
- the LOC138057193 gene encoding uncharacterized protein, whose translation is MSASQEEPLFGENIDKSLFEEGLVQIANNLRERGKSVFDLQAAKNEMSVEKDKYVLINIYKGHASIVVVDKELFETILFSPVWGQMIDGPNLEFRDGFEAVRRMVATIPLQQYHVCLSDSGKEYILTRNMYYMPWLKKSRSFFVGESAMAYLYLQLLCLTVVPSRYRLIIDDCLEFAKRFAWEVAVRENDIRGTEIRALFRTLSVSEHYASAAVEQSSRNNPKSGQSAAILYFSSFKVERLLLVLALGLVMIAIVLYLIMRWVSGKPE